The proteins below are encoded in one region of Ferruginibacter lapsinanis:
- a CDS encoding OmpA family protein, translated as MKHLQIIQLFAIMLLANIFLPVYAQAQATPPSKYSMKKDGDGDGVKNKRDKCLTTPPGVTVDGYGCPLDLDKDGVPDYLDKCPDLPGLAELNGCQDKDADGVSDSEDACPDVPGIGRFMGCPDSDGDGIEDKKDKCPNAKGLDRFQGCPDTDGDGVEDTKDKCPDTKSGVTVDFKGCPADSDMDGVLDINDKCPYTIAGVKVDETGCPADTDGDGVLNVFDKCPTVKGDASNNGCPAKVVKRMNFAIRKVNFDSKSGSVKASSYAMLDEVVAILKEYPDYSLRIGGHTDSYEKTPDVLSQSRVDAVKSYLLGKGVADSRITTSIYGKTRPVTSNANATLRAQNRRVELELYLR; from the coding sequence TGCAATAATGCTTTTAGCAAATATTTTTTTACCTGTATACGCACAGGCTCAGGCAACGCCTCCTTCTAAATATTCTATGAAAAAAGATGGCGATGGTGATGGCGTGAAAAATAAAAGAGACAAATGTCTTACCACACCTCCGGGTGTTACTGTTGACGGGTATGGTTGCCCGTTAGATCTTGATAAAGATGGAGTGCCGGATTATTTGGATAAATGTCCGGACTTGCCCGGCTTAGCTGAATTAAATGGTTGCCAGGATAAAGATGCAGATGGGGTAAGTGATTCTGAAGATGCATGTCCTGATGTGCCTGGTATTGGAAGATTCATGGGTTGTCCGGATAGTGATGGCGATGGTATTGAAGATAAAAAGGACAAATGTCCCAATGCAAAAGGGTTAGACAGATTTCAGGGATGTCCTGATACAGACGGCGATGGTGTAGAAGATACCAAAGATAAATGCCCTGATACCAAATCGGGTGTTACAGTAGATTTTAAAGGTTGTCCTGCTGATTCAGATATGGATGGAGTATTAGATATTAATGATAAATGTCCGTACACGATTGCCGGAGTAAAAGTAGATGAAACGGGTTGCCCGGCAGATACAGATGGCGATGGTGTGTTGAATGTTTTTGATAAATGTCCTACAGTAAAAGGAGATGCATCTAATAATGGTTGTCCTGCAAAAGTTGTTAAACGCATGAATTTTGCCATACGTAAAGTAAACTTTGATTCAAAAAGCGGATCTGTAAAAGCATCATCTTATGCAATGTTAGATGAAGTGGTAGCTATTTTGAAAGAGTATCCTGATTACAGTTTGAGAATAGGAGGTCATACAGATTCTTATGAAAAAACCCCGGATGTACTTTCTCAAAGCAGGGTGGATGCAGTGAAATCATATCTATTGGGTAAGGGTGTGGCTGATAGCAGAATAACAACTTCTATCTATGGTAAAACAAGACCAGTAACTTCTAATGCCAACGCTACGTTGAGAGCACAAAACAGAAGAGTTGAACTTGAATTGTATTTGAGATAA
- a CDS encoding CsbD family protein — protein sequence MNTTEIKGTWNEQKGKLKQKFAELTDNDLMFEEGKKDEMLGKLQIKLGKTKEELANLIAGS from the coding sequence ATGAATACTACAGAAATAAAAGGCACCTGGAATGAGCAGAAGGGTAAGCTTAAACAAAAATTTGCTGAGCTTACAGACAATGATCTGATGTTTGAAGAAGGAAAGAAAGATGAGATGCTGGGAAAACTTCAGATAAAATTGGGCAAAACAAAAGAAGAGCTGGCAAACCTTATAGCAGGCAGTTAG